The following proteins are co-located in the Flavobacterium sp. CECT 9288 genome:
- a CDS encoding lipopolysaccharide assembly protein LapB gives MKQILYSFLLLPMMMWSQSNFEKAEKLFKDEKYSQAEVLFEGILKTNPTDTKVIEYLGDIAGQSKSWDKAIVYYKKLKVLKPTEADYHYKYGGALGMKAKTVNKFKALGMIDEVKSSFEKAIVLNPKHIDSRWALIELYIQLPGIVGGSESKAIKYSNELAKLSPVDGYLSRGHIDEYFERYAAAENQYKKAIQAGSTKVGSQKLDNLYKHKLKKT, from the coding sequence GATGTGGTCTCAATCCAATTTTGAAAAAGCAGAGAAACTTTTCAAGGATGAAAAATACAGTCAGGCAGAAGTTCTTTTTGAAGGTATTTTGAAAACCAATCCTACTGATACTAAGGTTATAGAATACCTAGGCGATATTGCGGGTCAATCTAAATCATGGGATAAAGCGATAGTCTATTATAAAAAGCTCAAAGTGCTTAAGCCTACTGAGGCAGATTATCATTATAAATATGGTGGTGCGCTTGGTATGAAAGCCAAGACCGTGAATAAGTTTAAAGCGCTTGGAATGATTGATGAGGTTAAATCTTCATTTGAAAAAGCCATTGTATTAAACCCAAAGCATATTGACTCCCGATGGGCATTGATAGAATTGTATATTCAGTTGCCTGGAATTGTTGGCGGAAGCGAGTCTAAAGCGATTAAATATTCCAATGAATTAGCAAAATTATCACCTGTAGACGGCTACCTTTCAAGAGGGCATATTGATGAATATTTTGAACGATACGCTGCTGCAGAAAATCAATATAAAAAAGCCATTCAGGCGGGTAGTACAAAAGTAGGTTCCCAAAAATTAGACAATTTATACAAACATAAATTAAAGAAAACGTAA